The following are from one region of the Biomphalaria glabrata chromosome 12, xgBioGlab47.1, whole genome shotgun sequence genome:
- the LOC106068321 gene encoding NADPH--cytochrome P450 reductase-like, which produces MSTVPESDMAAGSLVSLTDIFILSLAGGFALYWFFIRNKKQETPNFKKLTIAPVLERSESSDTSFITKMKNTNRNVVVFYGSQTGTAEEFATRLAKDASRYGMKGMVADPEECEMEDLTKLTEIENSLAIFCMATYGEGDPTDNAQELHEYLSNGNDKLTGLRYAVFGLGNKTYEHYNSMGIFVDKRLEELGAERVFELGLGDDDANIEEDFVTWKEKFWPAVCAYFGVEATGENVNTRQYALTPIAEDFPKEKIFTGEVARIGAFANQKPPFDVKNPYLAPILVNRELHKGGDRSCMHIELDISESKIRYETGDHVAIYPINDTEIVEKLGQRLGVDLDTVFSLTNIDEDASKKHPFPCPCSYRTALMHYVDITNPPRTHVLGELAEYTDSPQDKEFLQKMTQATDEGKKLYQDWIHNDHRNILAVLEDIPSLKPPIDHLCELLPRLQPRFYSISSSPKVHPKSIHITAVLIQYTTPTKRLSKGVCTSWLATKKPSGDGAQMRVPIYVRKSQFRLPFKTVTPIVMIGPGTGLAPFRGFIQERNYFREEGKPVGDTILYFGCRNKSVDFIYEQELLDYQEKKVLTLHTAFSRDQEHKVYVQHLIDQNHDEIWNVLNNNGHIYICGDAKNMARDVHAMLVKILTTKGQMSTADAEDYIKKLQSKGRYSADVWS; this is translated from the exons ATGAGCACAGTTCCTGAATCTGACATGGCGGCAGGGTCTTTAGTCTCCTTGACGGATATATTTATCCTGTCATTAGCCGGAGGCTTTGCTCTTTACTGGTTCTTcatcagaaataaaaaacaagaaacaccTAATTTTAAGAAACTCACTATTgc GCCAGTACTTGAAAGATCAGAGTCTAGTGATACGTCATTTATAACTAAGATGAAGAATACA AATAGGAATGTAGTGGTCTTTTATGGATCGCAGACTGGAACAGCTGAAGAGTTTGCAACACGGTTAGCTAAAGATGCCTCTCGGTATGGCATGAAAGGAATGGTTGCTGATCCAGAAGAGTGTGAAATG GAAGACTTGACCAAGTTaacagaaatagaaaatagTCTGGCTATCTTTTGTATGGCTACATATGGTGAGGGTGATCCAACAGATAATGCCCAGGAATTGCATGAATATTTATCCAATGGGAATGACAAACTGACAGGATTGAGATATGCA GTGTTCGGTCTCGGAAATAAAACCTATGAACATTACAACTCAATGGGCATATTTGTGGATAAACGTTTGGAAGAGCTTGGAGCAGAGAGAGTGTTTGAGTTAGGCCTTGGGGATGACGATGCCAA CATTGAAGAAGATTTTGTGACATGGAAGGAAAAGTTCTGGCCTGCTGTTTGTGCTTATTTTGGTGTTGAAGCCACTGGGGAAAATGTCAA tACAAGGCAGTATGCTCTCACTCCCATTGCTGAAGATtttccaaaagaaaaaatatttactggAGAAGTGGCTAGAATTGGAGCCTTTGCAAATCAAAAACC ACCATTTGATGTGAAAAATCCCTATTTAGCACCAATCCTAGTCAACAGAGAACTTCACAAAGGTGGAGACAGATCTTGCATGCATATAGAGCTGGATATATCTGAATCAAAAATAAG ATATGAAACTGGTGACCATGTAGCTATCTACCCAATAAACGACACAGAGATTGTGGAGAAACTTGGACAAAGACTTGGAGTAGACTTGGATACAGTGTTCTCGCTTACTAATATTGATG AGGATGCCAGCAAGAAACACCCATTCCCCTGTCCTTGCTCTTACAGAACGGCCTTAATGCACTATGTTGATATCACCAACCCACCCCGCACCCATGTCCTGGGAGAGCTGGCCGAGTACACTGACAGCCCACAGGACAAAGAATTTCTTCAAAAGATGACACAAGCAACTGACGAAGGAAAG AAACTGTACCAAGACTGGATTCATAATGACCATAGAAACATCTTGGCTGTGTTAGAAGACATTCCCTCCTTGAAGCCACCAATTGATCACCTATGTGAACTGTTACCACGCTTGCAGCCGAGGTTCTATTCAATATCATCCTCTCCTAAG GTCCATCCTAAGAGCATCCACATCACCGCTGTCCTCATCCAGTACACCACTCCAACTAAACGTCTTAGCAAAGGTGTCTGCACATCTTGGTTGGCCACCAAGAAGCCATCAGGAGATGGAGCACAGATGCGAGTCCCTATCTACGTCAGGAAATCCCAGTTCAGGTTACCCTTCAAGACAGTGACCCCTATTGTCATGATAGGACCTGGCACTGGATTAGCACCTTTCAGAGGCTTCATACAAGAGAGAAATTACTTCCGCGAAGAAG GGAAACCTGTGGGGGACACTATCCTGTATTTTGGATGTCGCAACAAGAGTGTGGATTTCATCTATGAGCAGGAGCTGTTGGACTATCAGGAGAAGAAGGTGCTAACACTGCACACAGCCTTTTCAAGGGACCAGGAACATAAAGTGTATGTCCAGCACTTGATTGACCAGAACCATGATGAGATCTGGAATGTCCTCAACAATAATGGCCACATCTACATATGTGG TGATGCTAAAAATATGGCCAGAGATGTCCACGCCATGTTAGTGAAAATATTGACCACTAAAGGTCAGATGAGTACAGCTGATGCCGAAGACTACATTAAAAAGTTGCAATCAAAGGGACGCTACTCTGCCGATGTTTGGAGTTAG